The window taatatgctgatctgctgctcaagaaacatttaatgtgtacaattgtacaaaatatttgtgtacaatattttttttcaggattatttgatgaatagaaagttcaaaagaacagtgtttatctgaaatctaatcttttgtaacattataaatgtctttactgattgatttaatgcatccttgctgaataaaagtattcatttctttaatttcttttcaaaaaaataaaaataaaaattcttactgacctcaaacttttgaacggtagtgtataatgctacagaagctttgtatttcagataaatgctgttcttttgaactttctattcatcaaggaatcctgaaaaaaaagtacaaaactgttttcaacattgaaaataatcataaatgtttcttgagcagcaaatcatcatattagaatgatttctgaaggatcatgtgacactgaagactggagtaatgatgctgaaaattcagctttgatcacaggaataaattactttgtcaaatatatttaaatagtacacagttattttaaattgtaataatatttcacaatattactgttttttactgtatttttaattaaataaatgtagccttggtgagcagacgaaacttcttttaaaaacattaaaaatcttagtggttccaaacttttggactgtactgtatatatatatattattatatttattttttatttatttttttattattattatttttttaacaatattttatataaatgtataaaaacaaatataagtaAACATGcataacagtatttatttttttataatattttagtatatatatatatatatatatatatgtgtttgtttgtatgttttatacatttaaacattatatatacacatttgtaacaatattttctttaaatgtataaaccataaatataagtatatttaagtaaaCATTATATGTAATGATTTCATTtaacaaaaatcatttttaatagcTCTAGTTATAGTTAGTGTAGTTGATGCAGGTGAACGTGTGCAGCAGAGGGTCAGACACACTTATTTTGGGACAGTTATCAGAGTAACACTCATCACACCTTCAGTCACAgtcacagtcacacacacacacacacacacacacacacacacactcactggtCTTTAAATACACAGCACAGGTCATCCAGAGATGCTTTAACAGCGTTTGATCTGTGTGTTTCAGCTGCTGGCGATGCGGTGGCCCTTCGACGACAGTGTGTTCGGTCTGTTTCTGTGTAAACTCATGCCGTTCCTGCAGAAAGCCTCAGTCGGGATCACAGTCCTCAATCTGTGCGCGCTCAGTGTGGacaggtaacacacacacacacacacacacacacacacaacactaaTGGAATTATAATAGAAGTGCATGGGACAGGtgtatttgcattttttaagGCATTTGACCCAAAAATGTTATGAATGTTAGAATTTTTTTACTTCATCAGAATGGTACGAAACTTGGTAAAGCAATGCgaacatacacaaaaaaaacatggacaAGATTTGAAAAAGTTCGATAGTCACACTTGTATCATTCGTGGTCAAAAATGAATGACAGATGACTCTCATCTAGTGGAAgcgtttggtactgcgcccaaacaaattcttactgaaagctcatattttaagatatcaactcaaatttggaacacaacttgttcacattaggcttgttcgagatgcatcggcgctgcgcagaccgatcggcgtatgacatcaaagaaCCACGatagcgattcaaaagcataaagAGTCGTTTGCTCTCCAATCGCTCTCGCgctactttgatgtcatacgccgatcGATCTGCACAGCGCTGATCATGCAAATTCATCAGACTGGAAACAAGCTTGTGTGAAAAGTTTTGCATTTCGATTCTTCATggcatgacctcttggctgatttaaaacaaagacgataggtgtgttcgacatcggctgcggctggatgcaaccgatcggcgagagtagccgtgtgcaggcggggaggagctgaaaacggagacatGAAGTCGGAtactttctgcttcccgtagcgacgctcgcgctgcgtttgcatactttatcacagctgaagtgaaataaatgcaatatttgactaatacactgatgtttcagagacattttcattcaatactttatgtactgtttacagcgtctgtttttacaagaataaagttcaacataagcatatattatttaaatgccaatgtagtggggtctacgttttttatcagttttattttgatagacacaatataacatcgcgactacatgaaaagagctttaactgttataaaaacacagatttttgagcattacTGGAACTGAAGGTgtgacaataaacacgaaacacacgtgatctttgtcatgcggtgaatccggccaatcgtgaaacagctgtgtcgtcatcagagctcgtgcagctcctcttgagaaactgcgctggctgCCTCAGGtggctgatctcgaatcgctctcgtggtactttgaagctatacgtcacagtcacatggtgtcggcgctgtctcaagtcggacaaaatttcttaccggaatgcactgcttcaagtcagccgccgatcggtctgtgcgGCGCTGCATGAGCTCGAACACACCttataaaataacacaaaaggCGTGACTCGTATTGTTATGAATGGGATAAAGTGCAACGCGcgatatggcggaataagtcccgccttctaaataagagccaatcactgattagtaaagtcattgtgtcactgcagcggccgttagaagctccggttcccatagaaacctgagactcgcacttaggactgcgcatgcacATTGGCTcctctagcctgaaaaataagcatttttaacgCTTTTTGAGCacaagaaacaacatttatgcgACAGtttatgtcagattttgttgctgatttgaaatatgttatttaattgtgagttcacTAAGctgtttttgagatttcaggattttaaaaaaatgaactgactTTCCTTGAATAGGACTTTGGGactgcgcattagcttgatccagcctgaaaaatactgttgtttttttgcagcgtttagaaataaaatttcgcctgtcaatcaaactctcGGCGACGggtcaatacattttttatgaacatttttaaaaatcttggagtttccatccagcgttaaaaatataaaaatatgtggATAGAAACGGCTGTAGTTTACACCGTTTACCTCGTGTGTTGCAGGTATCGTGCCGTAGCGTCGTGGAATCGCGTTCAGGGCGTCGGGATTCCCGCGTCCACGGCGGTAGAGATCGTGTGTATCTGGATGTTGGCTGTGGTTTTGGCGGTTCCAGAGGCCATCGGCTTCAAAATGATCAGTTTTGACTACAACAACGTCACCATCCGCACCTGCATGCTGAAGCCGGAGACCCCGTTCATGACGGTGAGAACAACACAACCTTCACAGCTGAGGTCTGACTCACATTGTTCATTATAACTTCATATTAAagctttaatattaataaagtcCGTTCTGCGGCGTGTGACATTTTTCACTGAAATCAATATCAAAGTTTTCTGACAGGTTTATAGGCCTATCATTTTTGAAAGCCGTCAGACAATTTGCATTTCAAACAGGAAGTAATTAAAAAGctctttttgaatattttttttaaagacacatGACCttataagaaaataattttaaataataaaatatattatatcataatattatacacatcaaatattataaatactATAAACATACTATACTATAATACTATAAACATAAAtctataaacataaatataagttcacattatatatttttcataaaaatggtGGAAATTAGTCCTGTCAGTAAGGATTATTTTGGTAATCGTTCGATTATTTTGTAGATTAATTGAGTAATGAGATGAAAATAAGTTAAAAATAGACCTAAGTGAACAATAAccattaaaatgacttaaaatacatatatattaacacTGAAGAAATAATAATTAGTTTAAGTAAGAAATCGACAGCAAGTAATTATACGATTTTATTggaaaatactgttaaaatacataacgttatgtaatataaataatataaacaactTATGTATTATAGCAAAtgcctacggaagaggattagggccaagcaataataaaaaaataaaaccatctcgagattaaagttgttaaatttccagaaaaaaatcgaaataaaatgttgagaataaactcgttaaattatatatatatatataattaataaatacaaatatgtataaagtatatttgtctaatatttttaaactattgtttacttatataataattatacattattattatataaatatatttattatataaacaatataatatataaatacatttattatttaaataaaagtgcacattatatataaatataattttttaatgcataatttattatgtaatataaatatacatataattattttaaatattgtttattatataataataatgataaattactatataaattttaaataattatatatatatcataatattatacacataaaatataaaatattataaattataaatactataaacatactatactatactataaacataaatctataaaaatgttttatctgtaaattatatatatatatttacacacacatataaatataagtacacattatatatttttaataaatgttttatatatatatatatatatatatatatatatatatatatacaatttaataaatacaatataaacacaaatatttataaaaattgtctaatatttttaaaatattgtttacttatataataattatacattgttatttttaaataaatataatatataaatacatttattatttaaatataagtacacattatatataattataatatttttaatgcatcatttattacataatataatataattactttaaatattgtttattatataataataatgataaattactatataaatacattttatataaacaagataatatataaatatatttattatttgaatataagtacaaaatatatataaatataatatttttaatatataatattttattatacaatatatatatatctatctattttTAATTTGCTGTATTTTTCTACTGTCTAATTAAAACAAGAAATTAAAtgttgtaatacatttttatatttcactcatttatgtagtgtgtgtgtgtgtgtgtgtgtgtgtgtgtgtgcagttcTACAGGGACGTGAAGGTCTGGTGGCTGTTTGGCTTTTATTTCTGCGTGCCGCTGATCTGTACGGTCGTCTTCTACACGCTGATGACCTGCGAGATGCTGAGCAACAGGAAGGGCAGTCTGAAGTTTTCACTGAGCGAACACCTCAAACAGGTGAAGAACACCAAAATCAACCGGCCGAGACCATCAGAAACTTAAAGATGACCTATTGTGCTCTTTCTCAAAGTCTGGATGTTGTTTTCGGGCtgtactagaacaggttttcatgcttaaatgttcatattctccattgttgtgGCGTGTTTTTCACCAGAGGCGTGAAGTGGCTAAAGCTGTGTTCTCTCTGGTGCTGATCTTCGCTCTCTGCTGGTTTCCGCTGCATCTGAGTCGCATCCTGAAGAAGATGGTTTATTTTCAGAACGACGTCGGACGCTGCGACCTGCTGAAGTAAAATAAACGCacattatttcaataaaatttatttttaaagagacATGATTTACTGAGTAACACCATTTTCagtcaaaatataaaataattttaacattttatgaagtTTATTGAATTTTAGCTGTTTGTGTGTCTCAGTTTCTTGTTAGTGTTTGATTACCTGAGTATAAATCTGGCCACCATCAACTCCTGCATCAATCCCATAATCCTCTACTTCGTCAGCAAGAAGTTCAAGAACTGCTTCAGGGTACGAACCGCTTCTGTCTTGCATTTGTGATctgcttgatattttttttcccaaaatactgttttttttctgtttaaatgtttctggattccattttaatggttaaattaaatgttagtaATCAAAAATGATGTCTAATTGAttgaaaaagtaaaacttaGACTGTTTAACAACAGTTTattaaaaaactatttatttttagggTCAAATGAAAccatgtt of the Megalobrama amblycephala isolate DHTTF-2021 linkage group LG24, ASM1881202v1, whole genome shotgun sequence genome contains:
- the ednrab gene encoding endothelin receptor type Ab, coding for MRPPKIHRVTLLMTAVSCLLIGRGSCQSNSSNSFQLSDDPAAVRVTPGSNRVTPDPRAARLAGNGSVRARPLPACLRRTYIEGLFKYVNTVLSCLIFAVGMVGNATLLRIIYLNKTMRNGPNALIASLALGDLIYIAIDIPINVYKLLAMRWPFDDSVFGLFLCKLMPFLQKASVGITVLNLCALSVDRYRAVASWNRVQGVGIPASTAVEIVCIWMLAVVLAVPEAIGFKMISFDYNNVTIRTCMLKPETPFMTFYRDVKVWWLFGFYFCVPLICTVVFYTLMTCEMLSNRKGSLKFSLSEHLKQRREVAKAVFSLVLIFALCWFPLHLSRILKKMVYFQNDVGRCDLLNFLLVFDYLSINLATINSCINPIILYFVSKKFKNCFRSCLCCWCYPGGSLLSSVVPLNGTSFQYKNPDQNGLSDRTALRKDSYN